A window of the Branchiostoma lanceolatum isolate klBraLanc5 chromosome 13, klBraLanc5.hap2, whole genome shotgun sequence genome harbors these coding sequences:
- the LOC136447665 gene encoding polycystin family receptor for egg jelly-like → MSDDHLWFSVALRPARSPFTRVQRLSCCLTLLYSTMITNIMFFGRGDDFDPPEPIRVAGVEISPPISLPQLMIGIQSAAIILPINLVIAFFFRYSGTSTSTAIGNENGTAVRENQHVETHDIQPSKKTRISHKGKDEKGQAVSKKMFSLPWWGAYLGKF, encoded by the exons ATGAGCGACGATCACCTGTGGTTCTCTGTTGCTCTCCGCCCGGCCCGGAGTCCCTTcacccgtgtccagcgcctgtcctgctgcctgacgCTGCTCTACAGCACCATGATCACCAACATCATGTTCTTCGGCCGCGGCGATGACTTTGATCCTCCCGAGCCAATCAGAGTCGCTGGTGTGGAGATCAGTCCTCCTATTTCTCTCCCTCAG TTGATGATCGGCATACAGAGTGCAGCTATCATTCTTCCTATCAATCTCGTGATCGCCTTTTTCTTCCGCTACTCGGGGACAAGTACATCAACAGCGATCGGCAATGAGAACGGTACGGCCGTGAGAGAAAACCAGCATGTTGAAACACATGACATTCAACCGTCAAAGAAGACTCGGATCAGTCACAAAGGAAAAGATGAAAAGGGGCAAGCCGTGTCTAAGAAGATGTTTTCTCTTCCCTGGTGGGGTGCTTACCTGGGTAAGTTTTGA
- the LOC136447666 gene encoding polycystin-2-like protein 1 — MARGSRPAGDERSTSPPDESVLAALRAKSAEKRKRRAAVLEVIVFSLFVTVIMLTAYGERSPLAFHMTQNVKEHIMGGENDIPDITDIPSFWEWIEGDLIPATHSEEWYNGNVTDDYSVLPDMLTHQLGTIQLRQVRLQQGKA; from the exons atggcgcGGGGCAGCCGACCAGCAG GCGACGAAAGGTCTACATCTCCACCGGACGAGTCAGTCTTGGCGGCGTTAAGAGCCAAGAGCGCAGAGAAACGTAAACGTCGTGCCGCTGTGCTGGAGGTGATCGTGTTTAGCCTGTTCGTGACGGTGATCATGCTCACGGCATACGGAGAGAGAAGCCCGCTGGCTTTCCACATGACACAGAACGTGAAGGAACATATCATGGGTGGAGAGAACGATATTCCAGAT ATTACGGACATTCCATCATTCTGGGAATGGATAGAAGGCGATCTTATTCCAGCCACACACTCAGAAGAATGGTACAACGGGAATGTGACAGACGATTACTCGGTACTACCGGACATGTTGACTCATCAACTCGGCACGATACAGCTGCGACAAGTCCGGCTACAACAAGGTAAGGCCTAG
- the LOC136447845 gene encoding polycystin-2-like protein 1: MATFLQQHNWLDERTRAVFVELILYNPHGNLFSVVTVVVEFTQIGAAFTTGDIVSLRLIQHDAILLLALRVLMSIFLVFFAVKQVKNVLARPIQYLSEFWSWVELLVVVVGFSTLGVYFKAQHIIDETADQRTSPVFELYKSAVNWYGVYTYLLGFLICCVTLKFIQLLRFNSHVLSLSMTLKNSFKPVIQFCVIAGIVLMGFTQMGNLLFGTKLPGYEDILSSLASLCTMMLGAFDFDAIVEGHRMLGPLMFFSYQVMMQFILLSMFMTILMDVYAEESQDPNTDDLRIVSFIRDTSTGAVGKASRTLSNARKSKMNKTTAEVQTPDPNKNQGKIACMLWELNDSRIV, encoded by the exons ATGGCGACGTTCTTACAGCAGCACAACTGGCTGGACGAGCGAACCCGCGCCGTCTTCGTGGAGCTGATCCTCTACAACCCACATGGCAACCTCTTCTCCGTGGTAACCGTAGTGGTAGAGTTCACTCAAATTGGAGCTGCCTTCACAACTGGGGACATTGTGTCTCTAAGGCTGATTCAACACGACGCTATCCTCCTACTTGCCTTGCGAGTTTTGATGTCGATTTTCTTGGTGTTCTTTGCTGTAAAACAAG tCAAAAATGTCCTCGCTCGCCCGATCCAATACCTGAGTGAGTTCTGGAGCTGGGTGGAGCTCCTTGTCGTTGTCGTCGGTTTCTCAACACTTGGCGTCTACTTCAAAGCCCAGCACATCATCGATGAGACAGCTGATCAGCGAACATCACCAGTCTTTGAACTCTACAAAAGTGCAGTCAACTGGTATGGAGTGTACACGTATCTGCTCGGGTTTCTCATCTGTTGCGTTACACTGAAGTTCATCCAGCTTCTGCGGTTCAACTCGCATGTTTTGTCTCTGTCTATGACGCTTAAAAACTCCTTCAAACCCGTTATACAATTCTGCGTCATTGCTGGCATCGTTCTTATGGGCTTTACACAGATGGGCAATCTTCTGTTTGGCACCAAGCTGCCGGGTTATGAGGACATATTGTCCAGTCTAGCCAGTTTGTGCACCATGATGTTAGGAGCTTTTGATTTCGATGCTATAGTTGAGGGACACAGGATGCTTGGTCCACTGATGTTCTTTTCGTACCAAGTCATGATGCAGTTCATATTACTGAGTATGTTCATGACCATACTCATGGATGTGTATGCAGAGGAGAGTCAGGATCCAAACACTGATGATTTACGGATAGTTTCCTTCATTAGGGATACAAGTACAGGAGCTGTCGGTAAAGCAAGTCGTACTCTTTCAAATGCTAGAAAGAGCAAGATGAATAAAACTACAGCTGAAGTACAAACTCCTGATCCAAACAAAAACCAGGGCAAAATTGCATGTATGCTTTGGGAACTTAATGATTCCAGAATAGTTTAG